One genomic window of Haloferax mediterranei ATCC 33500 includes the following:
- a CDS encoding sodium:calcium antiporter yields MVLGDFVPSSPLVNVLVVLLTPGLIWFGSGWLEESADHLATHYGLPAVVQGSIIVALGSSFPEFASVTIAAAAGVFDMGVGAIVGSAIFNILVIPALSGLASEGDLETSRLVVYKEAQFYMVAVATLVVTFSLAVIYFPEPNAPPLTGQITRPLALIPLFLYGLYLFIQWQDVSDYDGGGEGVDDGIAREWGRLLVGLLIILVGVDLLVGSVESLSRTFGVPTFLSGITIIAAATSLPDTLVSVRSATNGNSATSLGNVLGSNTFDLLVAIPVGVLIVGSVPVDFAVAVPMLGVLTLATVLLFGMLRTDLSLTRGEAYGLMLSYLVFVAWIVTETIGLTNLIQN; encoded by the coding sequence ATGGTCCTCGGCGATTTCGTCCCCTCGTCTCCGCTCGTGAACGTCCTCGTGGTTCTCCTTACGCCCGGCCTCATCTGGTTCGGCAGCGGGTGGCTCGAAGAGTCTGCGGACCACCTCGCGACCCACTACGGCCTGCCAGCAGTGGTTCAAGGCTCGATTATCGTCGCGCTTGGGTCGAGTTTCCCCGAGTTCGCAAGCGTCACTATCGCTGCGGCCGCCGGTGTCTTCGACATGGGTGTCGGCGCAATTGTCGGGTCCGCCATCTTCAACATTCTCGTGATTCCGGCGCTGTCGGGACTCGCCTCCGAAGGCGACCTCGAAACCAGCCGTCTCGTCGTCTACAAGGAGGCGCAATTCTACATGGTCGCCGTCGCTACACTCGTGGTCACGTTTTCGCTTGCCGTCATCTACTTCCCCGAGCCGAACGCTCCACCGCTCACCGGCCAAATCACCCGTCCGCTCGCACTCATCCCGCTGTTTCTCTACGGACTCTACCTCTTCATTCAGTGGCAGGACGTGAGCGACTACGACGGCGGCGGCGAGGGCGTCGACGACGGCATCGCCCGCGAGTGGGGTCGACTGCTCGTCGGTCTCCTGATTATCCTCGTCGGCGTCGACCTGTTAGTCGGTAGCGTCGAATCGCTCAGCAGGACCTTCGGTGTCCCGACGTTCCTCTCTGGTATTACCATCATTGCTGCGGCGACGAGTCTTCCCGACACGCTCGTGAGCGTCCGCTCCGCGACGAACGGAAACAGCGCGACGAGCCTCGGAAACGTCCTCGGGTCGAACACCTTCGACCTGCTCGTTGCCATCCCCGTGGGCGTCCTCATCGTCGGCAGCGTCCCGGTCGACTTCGCCGTCGCTGTCCCGATGTTGGGTGTGCTGACGCTCGCAACGGTTCTCCTGTTCGGTATGCTCCGAACCGACTTATCGCTCACACGAGGCGAGGCCTACGGGCTCATGCTCTCGTACCTCGTGTTCGTCGCGTGGATTGTCACTGAAACAATCGGGCTGACAAATCTGATTCAAAACTAA
- a CDS encoding YIP1 family protein — MPSTPLFAPREFFEQHTPSFAGAVLILYLTGVVAVASGLPFLSQFSDADFSVGIQVVAVLLGGGIGAAGIWVVSTALVYILSRVAGGVGSVTSTVVTVGWVALPLLLVNTISTATVWVLHLTGGLPTTTPTQTQLPEWLVLLNTVTGFVGYLWIGYILTYAIHDVHDLTVRRAAAISGVVILVPLLSSISTLVS; from the coding sequence ATGCCCTCCACACCGCTTTTTGCCCCACGCGAGTTTTTCGAACAGCACACGCCCTCGTTCGCTGGCGCTGTACTCATCCTGTATCTCACCGGGGTCGTCGCCGTCGCAAGTGGTCTCCCCTTCCTGTCGCAGTTCAGCGACGCCGACTTCTCGGTGGGTATCCAAGTCGTCGCGGTCCTGCTCGGCGGCGGAATCGGCGCGGCCGGTATCTGGGTCGTTTCGACCGCCTTGGTGTACATCCTCTCACGAGTGGCCGGTGGCGTTGGCTCGGTTACGAGCACTGTGGTGACTGTTGGTTGGGTTGCGTTGCCGCTGTTACTCGTGAATACGATTTCGACAGCGACGGTCTGGGTTCTTCACCTCACCGGTGGACTCCCAACCACTACGCCGACACAAACGCAGCTTCCGGAGTGGCTCGTCCTGCTCAACACCGTGACTGGGTTCGTTGGATACCTGTGGATTGGCTACATACTTACGTATGCAATTCACGATGTACACGACCTCACAGTCCGACGGGCGGCCGCTATCTCGGGAGTCGTGATTCTGGTCCCTCTGTTGAGTAGCATCTCCACTCTCGTTTCCTAA
- a CDS encoding 4Fe-4S ferredoxin N-terminal domain-containing protein translates to MTDPQQPRLTPLPEWEDEAKQILDGVDYDADLGLRMARDAIRVSNGELTDEAFHEKYHEEVLDEFGEDSRPTRPEGFDDE, encoded by the coding sequence ATGACGGACCCCCAACAGCCGAGACTGACGCCACTCCCGGAATGGGAGGACGAGGCCAAGCAGATTCTGGACGGCGTCGACTACGACGCCGACCTTGGATTACGAATGGCCCGTGACGCGATTCGCGTCTCAAACGGCGAGTTAACCGACGAAGCGTTCCACGAGAAATATCACGAGGAGGTCCTCGACGAGTTCGGCGAGGACAGCCGCCCGACGCGACCGGAGGGTTTCGACGATGAGTGA
- a CDS encoding molybdopterin-containing oxidoreductase family protein: protein MSDGDGVYRRDVLKASSAAAVALGLGGGGYISSLAETDDEPFSQKDPGIDSFVGQDEVFKSACSPNCRGKCPLEVHVRDGRVRKIEPQVPEDERYKRACLLGLSHTQRIYNPTRLKYPMKRVDWSPDSPNPQGRGEDAEFERVTWDEALDLVAEGMTRVKDTYSPESVLFHAGSGNYGINSTVESRLANLFGGSTPGWSIDANVGRGFNRITGHGYYLPQTNESEDWENAKTFIAWGTDIFSSQLQMDASKLLDMKEQGGKLVVVDPVYTTTASKADLWLPVNPGKDVHLILGMMNYVLDMGLEDTEFLRKRTTAPALIGPDGTMLDAKGVIEGVTESKPVGVDEQTGELVALEPETPGSYVLTGTYTVDGKSYETALSRLKGHVADYPVEEMAEISGVPAKNIRKAARWLATRGPGGIAPSYAIGRYIHGHVFGQAYAIMLALTGDYGKHGNVHAHHPLGASLDTGGWGSPDDAPGSKTLYFHEYADAMLNGDPRQIKAVYSIESNMLGNQFPNRQRHLKGIENLDMFVVADIHHTPTVQQADIILPAAHWFETEDIVSSWGSHPHITYRHKVQEPLWESRDDYYMIRDLAKKLGFGDYFPEEKREVLRTMSDGDDRFDFDELRERGTAHLGTPTVKYTGEFPTPSGRIELYDEDAPSEKGVDLQLPKPIESRTAEDYEGADEYPLIFMQKHGRFRLHSQFEYQQWIREINPEPQLDIHPKDAEARGIEDDDYVRVHNDRGEMVVKAKLNDAMKPGLVNTDQGWWTRDYVKGHHNDLTHDEVSDVGKTFSFYDVRVEVEPAPDDIDTSKYEGNQPTGADASSAGVGGD, encoded by the coding sequence ATGAGTGACGGTGACGGCGTGTATCGACGAGACGTACTGAAAGCAAGTAGTGCCGCCGCCGTCGCGCTCGGCCTCGGTGGCGGGGGCTACATCTCATCGCTAGCCGAGACCGATGACGAACCGTTCTCACAGAAAGACCCGGGCATCGATAGTTTCGTCGGGCAGGACGAGGTGTTCAAGTCCGCCTGTTCACCCAACTGCCGTGGGAAGTGTCCGTTAGAGGTCCACGTCCGAGACGGGCGCGTCCGTAAAATCGAACCGCAGGTGCCCGAAGACGAGCGGTACAAGCGGGCGTGTCTACTCGGTCTGAGTCACACCCAGCGTATCTACAACCCGACGCGACTCAAGTACCCGATGAAGCGGGTCGACTGGTCGCCGGACAGTCCGAACCCGCAGGGCCGCGGTGAGGACGCGGAGTTCGAGCGCGTCACGTGGGACGAGGCGTTAGACCTCGTCGCAGAAGGGATGACCCGCGTCAAAGACACGTACAGTCCCGAGAGCGTCCTGTTCCACGCTGGCTCCGGGAACTACGGGATTAACAGCACCGTCGAATCCCGCCTCGCCAACCTCTTCGGTGGGTCGACGCCGGGGTGGTCTATCGACGCCAACGTCGGCCGCGGGTTCAACAGAATCACTGGACACGGGTACTACCTCCCGCAGACGAACGAGTCCGAAGACTGGGAGAACGCGAAGACGTTCATCGCTTGGGGGACCGATATCTTCTCCAGCCAACTCCAGATGGACGCGTCGAAGCTCCTCGATATGAAAGAACAGGGCGGAAAGCTCGTCGTCGTCGACCCGGTCTACACGACGACCGCGTCGAAGGCCGACCTCTGGTTACCCGTCAACCCCGGCAAGGACGTACACCTCATCCTCGGGATGATGAACTACGTCCTCGATATGGGACTCGAAGATACCGAGTTCCTCCGGAAGCGGACGACAGCGCCCGCACTCATCGGCCCCGACGGAACGATGCTCGACGCGAAGGGCGTCATCGAGGGCGTGACGGAGTCGAAACCGGTGGGCGTAGACGAACAGACCGGGGAACTCGTCGCGCTCGAACCCGAGACGCCCGGCTCGTACGTCCTCACCGGCACGTACACAGTCGACGGGAAATCGTACGAGACGGCGCTGTCTCGACTCAAGGGACACGTCGCCGACTACCCCGTCGAGGAGATGGCCGAAATCAGCGGCGTGCCCGCGAAGAACATCCGGAAGGCTGCGCGGTGGCTTGCGACCCGTGGCCCCGGCGGTATCGCGCCGAGTTACGCAATCGGCCGGTACATCCACGGCCACGTCTTCGGGCAGGCGTACGCGATTATGCTCGCGCTCACCGGCGACTACGGGAAGCACGGAAACGTTCACGCCCACCACCCACTCGGCGCATCGCTCGACACCGGTGGGTGGGGGTCGCCGGACGATGCGCCCGGTTCGAAGACGCTCTACTTCCACGAGTACGCCGACGCGATGCTGAACGGCGACCCGCGACAAATCAAGGCCGTCTACTCCATCGAGTCGAACATGCTGGGGAACCAGTTCCCCAACCGCCAGCGCCACCTCAAGGGTATCGAGAATCTCGATATGTTCGTCGTCGCAGACATCCACCACACGCCGACGGTCCAACAGGCGGACATCATCCTCCCGGCGGCCCACTGGTTCGAGACCGAAGACATCGTCTCGTCGTGGGGGTCCCACCCGCACATCACCTATCGACACAAGGTCCAAGAGCCGCTTTGGGAGTCGCGCGACGACTACTATATGATTCGCGACCTCGCGAAGAAACTCGGCTTCGGGGACTACTTCCCGGAAGAAAAGCGGGAGGTCCTCCGGACGATGTCGGATGGCGACGACCGGTTCGACTTCGACGAACTCCGCGAACGGGGGACCGCACACCTCGGGACGCCGACCGTCAAGTACACCGGCGAGTTCCCGACTCCGAGCGGCCGTATCGAACTGTACGACGAGGACGCACCCTCGGAGAAGGGCGTCGACCTCCAGTTACCGAAGCCCATCGAGTCGCGGACGGCCGAGGACTACGAGGGGGCCGACGAGTACCCACTCATCTTCATGCAGAAACACGGGCGGTTCCGTCTCCACTCGCAGTTCGAGTATCAGCAGTGGATTCGGGAGATTAACCCGGAGCCACAGCTCGACATTCACCCGAAAGACGCCGAAGCGCGCGGTATCGAGGACGACGACTACGTCCGCGTCCACAACGACCGCGGCGAGATGGTTGTCAAAGCGAAGCTGAACGACGCGATGAAACCCGGTCTCGTCAACACCGACCAGGGATGGTGGACACGGGATTACGTCAAAGGACACCACAACGACCTGACGCACGACGAAGTGAGCGACGTCGGAAAGACGTTCTCGTTCTACGACGTGCGCGTCGAGGTCGAACCGGCACCGGACGACATCGACACGAGCAAATACGAAGGCAACCAGCCGACCGGCGCTGACGCGTCGAGCGCTGGCGTGGGAGGTGACTAA
- a CDS encoding CPBP family intramembrane glutamic endopeptidase produces the protein MSSYQKSGDAESVPGLLDRILGLLLPVLSGTFLGAGGLALGAFLSVISILALSVAGYELTPTALIVIGLITTQGVGCFATALTYAGARHYVGQFLATVVGDRSWVRQSKFRIPARVPSTREALAVVVTYVLTFVGIGIAGYTISQLGLEGAANSAATTGLEHPHILLLLVPASILLIGPGEELLFRGVVQGRLRERFGPVLAIGLTSLLFASIHYVALTGAASARLVTIGLLLVPALAFGTVYEYSDNIVVPSLVHGLYNATLFGVLYIGQVYVGAPGA, from the coding sequence ATGTCCTCCTATCAAAAATCGGGAGACGCTGAGTCGGTCCCCGGTCTTTTGGACCGCATTCTTGGCCTTCTGCTGCCCGTGCTCAGCGGGACGTTTCTCGGTGCTGGCGGATTAGCTCTCGGTGCATTCCTCTCGGTGATTTCGATTTTGGCGCTTTCGGTAGCTGGATACGAACTCACCCCGACGGCGCTCATCGTCATCGGGTTGATTACGACACAGGGGGTCGGCTGCTTCGCGACGGCACTGACCTACGCCGGCGCTCGACACTACGTCGGCCAGTTCCTCGCAACAGTCGTCGGCGACCGGTCGTGGGTCCGGCAGTCGAAGTTCCGAATCCCCGCTCGCGTGCCCTCGACCCGCGAGGCGCTTGCCGTCGTTGTAACCTACGTTCTCACGTTCGTCGGAATCGGGATTGCTGGCTACACAATCTCACAACTCGGCCTCGAAGGCGCAGCAAACAGCGCCGCCACCACCGGGCTGGAACACCCACACATTCTGCTGTTGTTGGTTCCCGCCTCGATTCTGCTAATCGGCCCCGGTGAAGAACTCTTGTTCCGGGGTGTCGTTCAGGGCCGGCTCCGCGAGCGATTCGGGCCCGTACTCGCAATCGGGTTGACCAGTCTTCTGTTCGCCTCGATTCACTACGTCGCACTGACGGGCGCTGCCAGCGCCCGACTCGTGACAATCGGGCTGTTGCTCGTCCCGGCGCTCGCCTTCGGAACCGTGTACGAATACTCCGACAATATCGTCGTCCCCTCGCTGGTCCACGGCCTGTACAACGCGACGTTGTTCGGGGTTCTATACATTGGCCAAGTGTATGTCGGAGCACCCGGCGCCTGA
- a CDS encoding CNNM domain-containing protein, protein MNGIELSSRLLVGLLLILVNGFFVAIEFALTRVRQYPEAEFDKPGLRRAWEMTNDLEIYLTSCQVGITASSIAVGIVAEPALAALFEPYFESTILASVGAGGIIAFAIINLLHLTHGEQTPTYLGVERTKFVTRYGATPLYWFAKLISPLISLGDSVAKWTLKLFGVEMTGAWLEAETDAIESRADLRNRIGSVLDRGDLSDERREEVLNALSVDEQSVGDVMVPTEEIVSLSTADTIQENIDRIGGSPHTRFPLVGDDHEEFHGIVYVPTVVDNIDELRAGNVTLRDIATPPMTLSAETSISEAIDQFQAASQELALVLDGGEVTGLLTATDAFEAVMGDLEDPLDVRHSAPVASHT, encoded by the coding sequence ATGAACGGCATCGAGCTTTCGAGTCGATTGCTCGTTGGACTGCTCCTCATCCTCGTCAACGGATTTTTCGTCGCCATCGAATTCGCGCTGACGCGGGTCCGTCAGTACCCAGAAGCCGAGTTCGACAAGCCGGGGCTCCGGCGGGCGTGGGAGATGACGAACGACCTCGAAATCTATCTGACGAGCTGTCAGGTCGGAATTACGGCGTCGAGTATCGCCGTCGGTATCGTCGCCGAGCCTGCGCTCGCAGCGTTGTTCGAACCGTACTTCGAGTCGACCATTCTCGCGTCGGTCGGCGCTGGTGGCATCATCGCCTTCGCCATCATCAACCTCCTGCATCTAACACACGGTGAACAGACGCCGACCTACCTCGGCGTCGAACGAACGAAATTCGTCACCCGCTACGGGGCCACGCCGCTGTACTGGTTCGCAAAGCTCATCTCGCCGCTTATCTCACTCGGAGACTCCGTCGCAAAGTGGACGCTCAAACTGTTCGGCGTCGAGATGACCGGCGCGTGGTTGGAAGCCGAAACAGACGCCATCGAATCGCGCGCGGACCTCAGAAACCGAATCGGCTCCGTTCTCGACCGCGGTGACCTCTCCGACGAACGCCGCGAAGAAGTCCTCAACGCCCTCTCCGTCGACGAACAATCGGTCGGCGACGTCATGGTTCCGACCGAGGAAATCGTCTCGCTTTCGACCGCAGACACCATACAGGAGAACATCGACCGTATCGGCGGGAGCCCCCACACGCGCTTCCCGCTCGTCGGCGACGACCACGAGGAGTTCCACGGTATCGTCTACGTGCCGACCGTCGTCGACAACATCGACGAACTTCGGGCGGGCAACGTGACGCTACGCGATATCGCCACGCCGCCGATGACGCTCTCAGCGGAGACATCGATTAGCGAGGCAATCGACCAGTTCCAAGCCGCGAGCCAGGAGTTGGCGCTCGTTCTCGACGGCGGCGAAGTGACCGGGTTGCTGACCGCGACCGACGCGTTCGAGGCCGTCATGGGCGACCTCGAAGACCCACTGGACGTACGCCACAGCGCACCGGTTGCGAGCCATACCTGA
- a CDS encoding universal stress protein: MFDRLLFPTDGSRGSEAVLEHVLDIAEMHGAALHLLHVAPPEPERRPQPDDEATSRRATEGEKFVDDAAARASQTDVETITEVVHGEPYQEIINYGETNDIDLIVMPTHGRSGLSRLLLGSTTERVVRRSDVPVLTVRPDEQSALSYPYEHILTPTDGSPCANAAVTLGSELAVATEADIHGLSVVNVAYFGADVRGPVLVEEFEERAERAVSEAIDIATETGVANVTDAVERDVSIHQGVLSYIDDHDIDLVVMGTHGHTGFDRYMLGSVAEKLLRTSPVPVLTVREPKREE; this comes from the coding sequence ATGTTTGACCGCCTGCTCTTTCCGACAGACGGCAGTCGTGGGTCCGAGGCAGTCCTCGAACACGTCCTCGATATCGCCGAGATGCACGGGGCTGCGCTCCATCTACTGCACGTCGCGCCGCCCGAACCGGAACGACGCCCCCAACCCGACGACGAGGCCACGAGTCGCCGTGCCACCGAGGGTGAGAAATTCGTCGACGATGCGGCCGCCCGTGCGTCACAGACCGATGTCGAGACGATAACCGAAGTTGTACATGGCGAACCGTATCAGGAGATTATCAACTACGGGGAGACGAACGATATCGACCTCATCGTCATGCCGACCCACGGGCGGAGCGGGCTGAGTCGCCTCTTGCTTGGGAGCACGACAGAGCGCGTCGTCCGCCGCTCGGATGTACCCGTGCTCACGGTACGCCCGGATGAACAATCTGCACTCTCGTATCCGTACGAGCATATTCTCACGCCGACCGACGGAAGTCCGTGTGCGAACGCCGCGGTCACGCTCGGGAGCGAACTCGCGGTGGCGACCGAGGCGGACATCCACGGGCTTTCAGTCGTGAATGTTGCGTACTTTGGTGCGGATGTTCGGGGACCGGTTCTCGTCGAGGAGTTCGAAGAACGCGCCGAACGTGCAGTGAGCGAGGCTATCGACATCGCGACGGAGACGGGTGTTGCGAACGTCACCGACGCTGTCGAGCGTGACGTCTCGATTCATCAGGGTGTGCTCTCGTACATCGACGACCACGATATCGACCTCGTGGTGATGGGAACACACGGTCACACGGGATTCGACCGCTACATGCTGGGGAGCGTCGCCGAAAAGCTGCTCCGCACGTCGCCGGTACCCGTCTTGACCGTTCGCGAACCGAAACGAGAAGAGTAG
- a CDS encoding DUF7521 family protein, whose amino-acid sequence MIPLHADSASVYAAYLVLLGITLVAIAMGLFIVFQAYRGYRRNQSQPMLYLAIGFALLTVIPFGISLAGASVGQLLGAEPIVYTYYLPIVGRIVEVCGLGVILYSLSIR is encoded by the coding sequence ATGATTCCTCTCCACGCTGACTCCGCATCGGTTTACGCCGCCTATCTCGTACTCCTCGGCATCACGCTCGTCGCAATCGCAATGGGGCTTTTCATCGTGTTTCAGGCGTACCGTGGCTATCGTCGCAACCAGAGCCAACCGATGCTCTATCTCGCAATCGGATTTGCACTGCTGACTGTCATCCCGTTTGGTATCTCGCTTGCTGGGGCGTCAGTCGGGCAACTCCTCGGCGCAGAACCGATTGTATACACATACTACCTCCCAATCGTGGGGCGGATTGTCGAGGTGTGTGGGCTTGGAGTGATTCTGTATTCACTCTCAATCAGGTGA
- a CDS encoding helix-turn-helix domain-containing protein → MGDSETGSTRSKPVPSREQSLQVLLEIELAEECACPLSHPDSTVEDVHNQITQDTCHAEVTIHGEAGDSHVVHSTTSVDESCLCLAFSEVGCVPRIQRADSSGIIIETFLSERSIINDLIERLDAVAERVSLRRLTTKQSTAATASPTATIDLSHLTEKQREAAMIAVSEGYYETPRRTDLETLAATLEISKSALSQRLNAVESKLTRAVFDSADSSQT, encoded by the coding sequence ATGGGGGATTCTGAGACGGGGTCAACGCGTTCAAAGCCAGTACCTTCGCGGGAGCAATCGCTTCAAGTTCTGTTGGAGATTGAACTTGCAGAGGAGTGCGCTTGTCCGCTGTCGCATCCGGACTCGACCGTCGAGGACGTACACAATCAGATTACCCAGGATACGTGCCACGCGGAAGTCACTATTCACGGTGAAGCCGGCGATTCTCACGTTGTCCATTCGACGACATCGGTCGACGAATCGTGTCTCTGCCTCGCGTTCAGTGAAGTCGGTTGTGTCCCTCGTATCCAGCGTGCCGATTCGTCCGGTATCATTATCGAGACGTTCCTCTCCGAGCGGTCGATTATCAACGACCTTATCGAACGGCTCGATGCTGTTGCCGAGCGCGTCTCACTCAGACGTCTGACGACCAAGCAGTCGACGGCGGCGACTGCGTCGCCGACGGCCACAATCGACCTCTCGCACCTCACGGAGAAACAACGAGAGGCCGCGATGATTGCTGTCAGCGAAGGCTATTACGAGACGCCACGGCGGACAGACCTCGAAACGCTTGCGGCGACCCTCGAAATCTCGAAGTCGGCGCTCTCACAGCGACTGAACGCCGTCGAATCGAAGCTTACGAGGGCCGTCTTCGATTCTGCCGACTCGTCTCAGACCTAG
- a CDS encoding winged helix-turn-helix domain-containing protein, with the protein MSEDIRATDVYALLDDEYARAILTATNAEPMSAKALSDACDASLPTIYRRADRLIECGLLEEQTEVVKDGHHYSVYEARLERLTIELEDDELKLSIETKPAPDVADRFTDMWEGL; encoded by the coding sequence GTGAGTGAGGATATTCGCGCAACCGACGTGTACGCACTCCTCGACGATGAGTACGCACGCGCGATTCTCACTGCTACCAACGCCGAACCGATGTCAGCTAAAGCCCTGAGTGACGCATGCGATGCGTCCTTGCCGACGATTTATCGACGTGCCGACCGCCTCATCGAGTGTGGCCTCCTCGAGGAACAAACGGAGGTGGTCAAAGACGGCCACCACTACAGCGTCTACGAGGCCCGCCTCGAACGACTCACCATCGAACTCGAAGACGATGAGCTCAAACTCTCTATCGAAACCAAGCCCGCGCCCGACGTCGCCGACCGCTTTACCGACATGTGGGAGGGTCTCTAA
- the thiC gene encoding phosphomethylpyrimidine synthase ThiC: MERVAERENRDPEFVREQVANGQAVIPANHAHESLDPMIIGREFSTKVNANIGNSEETSSLEGELKKLHTAVHYGADTVMDLSTGSNLDEIREANIKYSPVPVGTVPIYEAVKRAESPEEITHELLLDVIEKQAKQGVDYMTIHAGVLMEHLPLTDGRKTGIVSRGGSILAQWMEENGMQNPLYTKFEEICDIFAEHDVTFSLGDGLRPGCLADASDDAQFAELETLGELTRTAWDHGVQVMVEGPGHVPMDEIADNVEGQQAVCDGAPFYVLGPLVTDVAPGYDHITSAIGAAEAGRSGAAMLCYVTPKEHLGLPEQEDVREGLAAYRIAAHAADVANDLPGARDWDDALSEARYQFDWRRQFDLALDPERAQSYHDQTLPGDNYKEARFCSMCGVEFCSMRIDQDARDADGEMSEIESETDLNVSEAAEANLPPVGTHDTSGVPEEIEINGVTFTPEHDHEHEHSHADD, encoded by the coding sequence ATGGAACGCGTGGCAGAGCGTGAGAACCGTGACCCCGAGTTCGTCCGGGAGCAAGTCGCCAACGGGCAGGCCGTTATCCCGGCCAACCACGCCCACGAGTCGCTCGACCCGATGATTATCGGGCGGGAGTTCTCCACGAAGGTCAACGCCAACATCGGCAACAGCGAGGAGACGAGCAGCCTCGAAGGGGAACTCAAAAAACTTCACACGGCCGTTCACTACGGGGCCGACACCGTCATGGACCTCTCGACGGGGTCGAACCTCGACGAAATCCGGGAAGCGAACATCAAATATTCGCCCGTTCCGGTCGGGACGGTCCCGATTTACGAGGCGGTCAAACGCGCCGAAAGCCCCGAAGAAATCACCCACGAACTGCTGCTCGATGTCATCGAAAAGCAGGCCAAACAGGGCGTCGATTACATGACGATTCACGCCGGGGTGTTGATGGAACACTTGCCTTTGACCGACGGCCGGAAGACGGGAATTGTCTCTCGCGGCGGGTCTATCCTCGCACAATGGATGGAAGAAAACGGCATGCAGAACCCGCTGTACACGAAGTTCGAAGAGATCTGTGACATCTTCGCCGAGCACGACGTGACCTTCTCACTCGGCGATGGGCTTCGGCCGGGTTGTCTCGCCGACGCATCCGACGACGCGCAGTTTGCCGAACTCGAAACGCTGGGCGAACTCACCCGGACCGCGTGGGACCACGGTGTTCAGGTGATGGTCGAAGGCCCCGGACACGTTCCGATGGACGAGATTGCGGACAACGTCGAAGGACAGCAGGCGGTCTGTGACGGCGCGCCGTTCTACGTCCTCGGTCCCCTCGTCACCGACGTTGCTCCCGGCTACGACCACATTACGAGCGCTATCGGAGCGGCCGAAGCGGGTCGCTCCGGGGCCGCGATGCTGTGTTACGTGACGCCGAAAGAACATCTCGGACTTCCCGAGCAAGAGGACGTGCGCGAGGGACTCGCCGCGTACCGAATCGCCGCCCACGCGGCCGACGTCGCCAACGACCTGCCGGGCGCTCGCGACTGGGACGACGCGCTCTCGGAGGCACGCTACCAGTTCGACTGGCGTCGGCAGTTCGACCTCGCACTCGACCCCGAACGCGCCCAGTCGTACCACGACCAGACGCTGCCCGGCGACAACTACAAGGAAGCGCGGTTCTGCTCGATGTGTGGTGTCGAGTTCTGTTCGATGCGCATCGACCAAGACGCCCGCGACGCCGACGGCGAGATGTCGGAAATCGAATCCGAGACGGACCTGAACGTGTCCGAAGCTGCTGAGGCGAACCTTCCCCCGGTCGGCACGCACGACACGAGCGGCGTCCCCGAGGAAATCGAAATCAACGGCGTCACGTTCACGCCGGAACACGACCACGAACACGAACACAGCCACGCCGACGACTAA